TCGGCCATTTACTATCgactttaattaatatttaccCACTGAGCGCTGGGCTTTCGGCAGCGACTATTAGCCGGGGCAAACAGTTTTAACAGCTTTTGCGGATGTTTTGACTTTTAGTCCATCGGGCCACATCAAAAAACTTGACTTGACTTTGGCTCAAGCGCAAGTCAAACGGAGGGCAAATAAACaacatctatatatatatatatttatatctatatatatgtatgtatatataggtatatatgGCAAAGCGGTAGCAAATTTCATCGTTCGccaaatattatttcttttttaataatttgacCAACGGAAAGAAAACAACTTGGTGCCGAGCATAGAAGATTGAAATCCAAGAACCAGAACAAGAGCCGGCCCAAAAAACCTGGCTAAAACCCACACCAGGAAGTGCTATACACAGGCAATGCCAACAGCAAATAcaataacagcagcaacaacagcagtaacaacaacaacaacaacggcaacatgAGCCGAAATTGTAGTTGTACAAACACGTCAGCTTTTAAATTACTTGGCCTAAAGGTAAATTGAGCGGAAGTtaaaatgttggaaaaacagcacgaaaaaagcaaaaccaaaaacacgGGGTGCTTGCTGGCTCGGTGGGTGGCTTAATGGGTGGTTccgagtgggtggtgcagtggtTCGCTGGCTTGGTGGCTCGGTGGCTCGGTGGTTCATGGTGTAACGGAATACAGTGCCAGTTAAGTGGCGGGAAAATGGCGAAAGGGGATGGAGTGGTGTccataacaacagcaacaagagtCGAGCTCGTGAAGAGAAAAGGCGGCACACGGCAAATTTGCCGGGAGTAAACGCAAGTATAATAACAACCGAAAGCAAGTTTTTCGGCtcaacttgttgttgttgtggcagTAGGTACTGCTTCTCCTTCTATGAAACTCAGTGGCATACAGAACGTAATTTCAACTAAACGAAccgacaaacaaaaacaaacaaacagcaaacggCGAACAGCAacgaaatattattttagctGGCTTGCATCCTTCCTGCAGCCTTGCGGCCAACAGGAGATTCTCTGCCATACaaatgcatatacatacatctatatatatttatatatatatatatacacctCCTCTACATTCATATGCCGGCGGGATAAGTTGGCGAAATTgtgcaataataaaatatttgcaatgtACTCGAAGCGCGGAACGCCTgcgactggctggctggcaacTGCATTTTCATAAAGTGCAGCTCATAATAAAGCCGCGGGTGGGTGGATGGTGTTGGTTCGACTATGGTTTTTATATGGACCCAAGTAGAATCACCTACATACACACCATCCCTCGGGGTCCGAATAAAAAgcgcaaataaatatgaacAGCAGTAGttgcagcaccagcagcagtagcagcaacatcaacagcagcagcaacatcagcgacatcagcagcagcaacaagccgaaccaaaacaaacaacaatggCTACAGCAGGAAgggcaaaacaaaaccaagcCAGAAAtacaaagccaaacaaaacaaaacgcagTACAATGGCGACCGGCAATGGCAAcgtaaaaagcaaaaaatataataaagcccgcgaaaatatttgcagcgGGCATTGAGAAATGTTGCgcaataaaaattgcatttttatgctgaTGTTTGAATTtcgcatgcaaatgaaaaacgaaCAGTGCCAACCGAAAAACAACAGTCGCCATTCCTTGGCCATCGTAATCTCGACCTTATAGCTACCCGATAGCTACGAATCAAACTATCTAACTTAAAGCGTTCTCATATCAATGTCGTATTTACATTTTCTTATCGCAATCATATCGTCAAAGGCAACTCTTTTTTGAACTCGCAACTGTCAATCTCGATAAATCTATCACGtgtcaaataaattatgcaatttcTGCAAGCAAAACTAAATCAATAATAGATAAACTTGgtagattttttttaaaataaatgtaaaaaagtTACAGATACGCGagatatttttgaatttgcaAAGCAACAAATACTACAgtccaaatataaaataatgaaattttaGCTAGCTAAAGCCAgttaatattgtttatttgtacAACATAGTTTAACAATCATAGGCTGATAAAAATGTTATGGGTACATACGACTGGAATAAATGTTTCAGTTCATTAGAAACTGTATTCTGCTGTTGcgtaaataaacaatttttataggAAATACTATAAAATACTTGATCCGAGTGAAGTATTTCCTTAACGCGCAGCCATCAACGTGAATGCCACTATACTCAATAGCAGTTTTGCGGCCAAATGGAGTGGATTTAATACTCCTTTGATACCCTCTGTCTGTCATGTTGCATAGACAACAAAATGGTCTGGAAATAAAAACGAATGGTGGAAGGGacagggaaagggaaagggaacTGCGAACTAGGAATCTCGGGGCAGGAAGTGAAGCTACTGCTACCGCTACCGCTACCGttgcccatgcccatgcccatgccacCGCCATCGCggattttcccgcttttccccggCTTTTCCAACGCTTTCGCGCTCCCATTTCCCAGTACTTTCTCTATGCCGGCTTAGCTGAGACTTTGCGCCCACGCTCCACGTGTTTATGACTTTGAATTGCAACTTCATCCGCCGTGTGGGCCGCCgtggtccttcgtcctgctgttcctgctgtttcagttgttgttgctgctgcagcaggtCCTGTTTTAGTTGTTGCCACAGCCGTGTGCCGTTCGCTGTCGGTTGCAATGATGGCGGCGCATAGCGCGCATTGTGACGCGAAATGGCGTCGAGTTGAATAATCCAACATGGCGTtttgccgccgccgtcgcGGCCAAAAGAGCTGCACTGGTATTTGTGTTTCAGCAGCtatgtttgtgtgcgtttgcGCTGTCTGTTTCCGGCAGCCGGATAAAAAACTTGGCGTTAAAGTGTTAATATTTTGAGTTTTGAGAGCGTCGGACTGGCAGGACATGCAAATCCTGTACAACAACGTCTGAGAAACGGACGGGGGCTTAGGTAGTTCCATTGGAGCACCATAGAGCAGCATGGAGCACCATGGAGCGTCAGCTTCGACGCTGTTTCCCCTCGACGCTGACACTTGTTCAATTCAAATAGCACGCCAGAGCCCCCGACATTGATGTCCTGGCACGGCATTCcgccgcttttccgcttttcggGCCTAGCTCCGTccggaatgggaatgggaatgggaatcggGATCGCAACGCTACGGTTCGCTTTGCATAGCCATGGTATGGAATCGAATAGCTATGGTATGGACTGTAATGGTATGGCGTGCCCCGGCGAGCCGCATTTATGTTATCTTTAATTTTTCACTACGAAATTGGCCGTGGGAGTGCAGTTCGAATTGCCAGACAAcaagcatatttatttatattgccCCGCCGTTCGACCCCAATGCGAACTGTCATGAAGTTACGGGCGAGATGAAGCACTTCAGTTGCCATGAAGTGGGAGTGATTGTGAGAAATGGGGATGGTGTCCTTCGCCACCTGTGAACGGGAAACAGTTCAAGTTGGGTGTGCCTAACGGAAAGAAACATTTGGACACTTGACTGTCAATTTAATGAgattttcgaaaataaatatgctgataatattaaaaatttgaagGGTTGTTAAAACCATTtctaagaaataaataaataaaatttataattacaaataatcGCTCGCACCAACACTTCACAATTACTGcgattaataataaataaaagagtaATTTTCAATCATCTAAACTGTGTTACTTCCTCGATGTGTTGATAAGGCAATAGATACCACAGATACTGTGATTCGCTTAAGCCATGTACTTATCATATCATATGCAAGGTCAATGCCCTATCCTTACACTAAGAGTATTAACACTGGTGAATTTGACTGGTAACCGCGGAATAGCTTGCCACTCGGAAGGCTCAGAGTCAATGCAGCATATTAATGATTGGCTGCGGACCAATGTTTGACCATCGTTCGGTGAATGGGCACGAGGGCTTTCGATCTTGGCCAATTAATCAATCGGGCAACGCATTTCGTGGTCAGCTTGGCCAAGTTCCCCCAATTAGACCGCTGCGGTAAATGTTCGCTAAGCAGGAAAGTGCCAGGCAGATGGAAGTGTTTGTAGCATGAATACTGAATGACAAATAAGGCATCATCGTTaccattatcatcatcatcatcattatcatcagcatcatcgcCATCACGAACGCGGGCACCAATTAAATAGCGCCTTTTCTTTGTCGCTGGTTTATCGCTGATTGGCCGGTGTAAATTTCAgttttacttaaaaataaattatcatCAGGTTGGAATCGGCTTGTTGATTTTGCAGGCGGGACAAATGGACGGACGGCATGAAACGGTCATGTCACATTAAGCATACGCAGTGTGTACGCAGCGCATAACTGACGGCAAGCCAAGCAATCAAGCGAACTGCCACTAAAGCCCCGCATCCTCCACGCAAATCCCTCCCAGGCAGCCGACAAACCAATTCCAGAGTCCGGCAAACAACTTGCCAGactgcaaaatacaaaaaaaaaaaaaaaaaaaaaaaaaatgaaagagaaGAGGAAAAAATTGTCAGGCTGGCGTTTAAAACCAGTTCGCATCAATTTAAGCGGACATATGCTTAACTTTACTTGCGGTGATTTTTCAACTTGGCCCGCAGAGTTGCAGGTTGCATGTTGCAGTTACCTGAAGCCCAACCAACCCCCGCCCCTGGTAAGTGAAGAGGGGTGGAGGTGGAAGGAGGACGAATGGCTGGAGTGCTTTGCACATTGACAGCgttaattaacttttaatttaatttcgcgTAAATGAGTTTTTACTGTCAGCGCGCGTTGCTTTATTTAAGCTGACAAAAAACGCAATTTGCAATGCAAGAGTTTTTCCAGTTCGAAAGGGGACAAGCGATCGAGCCAGCCAGCGAGCATGCTTTTAAGCGCGGTTTTCAAATGTGGCTGCGATGTCGTCAGCCAGTGTCAATTTATGCCGCCAAAGTGAAAATCCAAACTGAAAGATTTATGCAGGCGACACActaccacacacacacacgcacacacacacgggaGGGGGGGCACacacatattttatttatatttttcgcTCGCAAATGTGATTTATACGAAAAATCTCAGCAACAACATGGCTCTGGCTAGCTGCGTGTGCgtgtgaaatattttgcagCGTTTGAgctttttaaattcaatttccagCCAGCTAAAGAGAGAtggagttgcagttgcagatgcagatgcatgAATTCGGATTCAGATGCCGATGCCAATGCCGATGCCGACGGCGGTGGCAATGTCGATGTGATGTCGAGGCCAGCCGTTGCATAAATAAGCGCTTTAGACCACTGTGcaaaaaagggggcgggggggGATGTGGTGGCCGGTCGTGGCAACTCGAAGTGGAAGTTGAGTTTCGGCCACACAGAAGGTGTGtgttttattaattgccaGCGCCAATGCCGCAGTTGCCGCAGCAGCCGCGGCCAAGAGAAATATGCGAGCAATGCACGCATGCGGTTCCCTCAGTTTTCCCGCCCCCTCCGTTTTCCACCCCAATTTTCCCGCGACTTTTCCTCCTCTTTTTATGCTGCAGCAACCGCCGACCATTCCGAGTGGGCAGTCGCACGTTATATCGTTAATGAAAACTGATTCTAGTGTCATTAACGTGCGAGCTCTCCAGACCATTTCGAGTGCAACGCGAGCAGTATCTCTCAGCGTCCTTGGGGCACCGCTGCCACCTCGACACCACGACACCCGGACACCAttctcatcctcatccacatccccCCCTTTAGTCCAGTGCCAGCGTGCATGACGAGTCATTTAAACTGATGCGTCGCCAACTGAGTGAGCAACTGATTGCGTCCTGCCACTCCACGGTCTGCAGCCTGCAGTCTACAGTCTGATGTCCAAAGTCCCCTTTCGATCCCCAATCTCCCAATCCCCCAGTccacccatacccatacccatacccatggACTCCTCGTTACTGAACCCGCTGACGACTTAATGACAGTCATACAAAATACGACAGCGGTGCGAAAATTGCAAGGCTTGCCATCAACACTGCAACACTGCTCCCGATGATTACCttttaatgcaaatataaaaaatgaagGAACAACATAAACCGATCGGAAGGCAAGGAGTCGCAACAAAAATGCTCTTAGTAACATCGGCGGTTTTGAGAAACACTTAAATGGGTTGTGTTTGTTTTAGGGATGTACGATAATATGGAAATTTAAGTGAACAACCTAAAGGGAAACAAGTTCTTTTTTTAAACTGGTTATGAAACTATGAAACTGGCACTGCATTGAATAATATCTGTTCATAactttatttacttaattaaTAGCAACTTAAATTACAccttttaaaactatttccTACTTGTTAGATTTATTGAAAGTTTATTTGGCAAATAGGCAtgtttgaaattattttctatttttgaaTCAACTATAATATCAATAAAATTCTGTTCGCTGTTGCTAGCTTTTGAAACTGATCTTCTGTGTGCTCAACAACTTAAGATATTCAACTATTTCGTTACACAGTTCAAACGTCGTTGTAATGCGAGTGTGAATGATTCAACAATTGTGATCCGGGctgtttgatttgattgacgaGTGCAAGCCGCCTGCTCGGGTCGGACACGCCCCTAAATACGCAGGGTATAATCAAAAGCGATGGCAGGAGCAGAAACAAAGGCGACCGTCCGACAAGctgacaaataaaaaaatccaaaaagcagaaaacaaGCGAAACAGAGCGGCCCGAAGGGGAATCGCGGCATCGGGGATCTGGACAGAGCTTCACTTGCCATGGCATGGCATGTGTAAATGACgcttaaaattgaaaaattaaatgagaaaTTATTATGTGTGGCAGGAGGTTGATGGGCGGAGGGAGGTGGGAGTGTGGGACTGTGGCAGCCACAGGAGGCGGCAGGAATCCGGACCTGGGTATCCTGCCCTGTGGGACATGTGTGTTAATGTGCGAGTGTGAGGCGGCGGCGCAGTgtcattaaattaatttgtcaaatatgtataaaataataaattaccTTTTTGTCAGTTACTCGTTTATTAATTTGTACATGGCAACAACTTTTCGGAGCTGTGTGACAAAAAGGAACAAAGCGTGTAAAAAACAGGACGCGCCACTGTCCAGAAGTCAACTAGCATAAAAAATTATGATGTGCAAAAAGTAAACACACGCgcggcaaaaacaaaaaaaaaacaaggcaGCGGAAAAactgggtggaaaatgggagaAAGTGGtggcatatatatatatattgtgaTGGAGGTGGAAGAATTGGACAAATTGCCTGGCTGCTCATCGTGTATCGTTTAATAGAAACGACCCACCACAACCCACaccaatacacacacatacccatgcacatacacacacacacatacacaatcGTATATGCACGTCACATCTTTTTTGGggcatttttatttcacaGCTCTGGCCGAAAGTTGAatgatttatgatttattcAATGCAACGGATAAAACGATGCCAACGACGAGGACTGTGTGACTcttctgtctgtccgtctgtctgttaaattattttttaatgtgtctattaaaaaatacaacagCTGCATCAACAACTGCAGAAACAACTAGATCAACCATAGGTGGTACTCTGGTACTATGGCAGGTGCTGTGGTAGGTGCCGGGCATCGAGTCGTTCAGGTGGAGATTTTTGGGGGATTTGGCGCCGGCATTAACATGGAACCAATATAAATGGCATGCCAAATTGTAGTGGATGAACAAATTTGCCGCTTCATATGCGAGTGTGGCAATAAAAACTTGtagagccaaagccaaatgcGATTTGGGGggcatttgttttaaattacccTGGCGTGTAAGTGATGAACTGGTGTGTCTGTATGTTTTCcctctttgtttttttcggtttctcgttactttttttttttgcattttggttCGACCAGTGTAACAGCAAATTGAGCAGTCGCcataaaacaacaaacaaacttaGCCGTTCTGCGGCACTACCACCAGCACGACGAccagcaaaaggaaaaaagagaGCATTGAACTCGCCCCACCAGTGGATTCCCCGAAAAAATACATGGAGCTACATGATGAGCCATAAAACTATTGCAGTTATTTGGAGTAGATTGCACGGGCGGCGATACCCAGATACTTATGGGATAAGGTGGAATAAATATTTCCGTTGGCGGCCAAAAGGCGATTGCGATTCAGGCCAAAGCCCCTCTAATGCCAACTTATCCAGTTCCTATCATAAATACCAGTTTGTGAGACCGTGGTGTTTCTGCTTTCGAACCTAAGAGCTCTGAAAATAAAGGGGAAACGTGAgagtgtttttatttattatggaCCTTAGAGTACAATCTATAGTACACTtgctttaaacaaaaataaatgttttatttacgTAAATCGCCTCGGCACTCGATAGCGATCATCGGGAGACATAACCACTTGATAATAATTAAacacaataaaagaaaaaatgaaaaagagcGCTGAGGggcaaaaatattaaaaggtactaaataaaatatacaaattaatgATAAGCGGACTCACCCAAAGGAATTATTAGCCAGTGAATAAAGAATATGCCTATGCCGCAGAAAACTATTGATGAGCCAACCAAACACCGAACATCCTGTTGAAAATGAGGATTTTCATATAACACTAGAATGTAAATGAGTAAACAATGCAACCTTTAAAACACCAATAAGTAACATGAACCCGGATAGTATCAAATTGCCTCCACATATgcaaccaaaaaccaaaacagaatTGGGTAGTTTTTGTCGTTTCACAAAGTCCACAACTAAAGCTGTAAATTAGtaactaatttaatattatttttcaagaTTTCAGAACTCTACTCACGGATAAATGCGATGCCGAAGACTATATTTATGCATGCCCAAAAAATGCACGCCCTGTACTTTGTGCAAATAGTAAGGTTTGTTATAAAGGAAAACTTCTTGCACATGGTATTCCGAAAATATTAACACACATTTTGACATTAAACGAAAATAAGCATGTTAAACTGAAACTTCATTTgctgttctgtttttttgatAATGCATTTCACAAACATTTGCAGAATTGAGCTTAGTTTCGCGCTTTATAATTATCGAACTCGAATTAATGTTCATCAGCAGCTGTACGTAACTAATTACCATGCAAATGAAGAACTCTGTTGAGACTCCGATACATTTACCCATTTGCCCATATGGACACAATGGTAAAAGTAAGCAAATAATGTCATTCAATTACAGAATTAAACTTTCCCCATTTCGTTTTCCGTTGAAGCGTGAAAAGTGAACACAGTGTCGTCGCCGTTCAAACACCTGAACCCTTCCATttttccacttccatttccacgTCCGTGTCTGTGTCCGTGTCCACCTGTTAACTAATCAAATAACTGAAGCGACACGAAAATACCCAAATGTGGTAATGTCAATGGTTTCGGCCGCCGGCGCTGACAGTGTACAAATCCAATGCAAACAAAAGTGCAAATGAGTTCGAGAGTGCGACGCTAAAATGTTTGCCCAAGCCAAAATGTTAATGGTAATGACAGCTCCGAGAATTCGTTAACGAAGTACGAGCACGTATGGTTCAGTATGGTTCA
This genomic stretch from Drosophila yakuba strain Tai18E2 chromosome 3R, Prin_Dyak_Tai18E2_2.1, whole genome shotgun sequence harbors:
- the LOC6536970 gene encoding LOW QUALITY PROTEIN: uncharacterized protein LOC6536970 (The sequence of the model RefSeq protein was modified relative to this genomic sequence to represent the inferred CDS: inserted 1 base in 1 codon; deleted 3 bases in 2 codons); the protein is MPCQDINVGGSGVLFELNKCQRRGETASKLTLHGAPCCSGAPMELPKPPSVSQTLLYRICMSCQSDALKTQNINTLTPSFLSGCRKQTAQTHTNIAAETQIPVSSFGRDGGGKTPCWIIQLDAISRHNARYAPPSLQPTANGTRLWQQLKQDLLQQQQQLKQQEQQDXRTTAAHTADEVAIQSHKHVERGRKVSAKPA
- the LOC26535655 gene encoding uncharacterized protein LOC26535655 — protein: MCKKFSFITNLTICTKYRACIFWACINIVFGIAFIPLVVDFVKRQKLPNSVLVFGCICGGNLILSGFMLLIGVLKDVRCLVGSSIVFCGIGIFFIHWLIIPLALFFIFSFIVFNYYQVVMSPDDRYRVPRRFT